The Candidatus Methylomirabilota bacterium sequence AACGCAGCGGGGCGCAGGTCGCGCGCCCACTGCACGGCGAGAAGGGTCTGCCCCGCCGCGCCCGCCCCAAAGGGGAACACCGTCGCGCCGAGGCGCTCGCCGCCCACCAGCGCGCCCCACGAGCCGAGGTAGAGGCTGAAGAACGAGCAGATCATGACGCGATCGCCAGGGCGCAGCCCGGAAGCCCACAGCACACGCGCGTGCGCCTCCCCGATGCGCGCCCAGTCCTCCGCGCCGATGCCGAACACCGTGGGCCGGCCGGTGGTCCCGCTGGTGCCGTGCACGCGGGCGACCTCCGCGGGGTCGATGCAGAGATAGTCGCCGAAGGGCGGATGAGCGGCCTGCGCGGCGCGGAGATCCGTCTTCTGGACGACGGGGAATCGCGCGAGGTCGGCCAGGCTCCTCAGGCTGTCGGGCGACACGCCGGCCGCTTCCCAACGCCGCCGGTAGAACGGGCTCTTCTCCCACGCATAGCGCACCTGATGCTGGAGCTTGGCGAGGATGATCCGATCGCGGTCCTTCGGCTCCGCGCACTCGAGATCGGGGGACCAGTACTCGGAGTCGCGCGCCGGGCGGTAGCCCGGATCGTAGCGCGGCGGCCAGGCGGAAGAGGGCAACCCGCTCACCGTCAGCGGGGCGTGCGCCCGGCCACCAGCTCGCGCATGCGAGCGACGATGGCATCCGGCGGGGTGTCCTGCAGGATCACGTCGGCGACGCCGATAGCCCTGAGGGCGTCCACGTCCTCGTCGGGAATGACCCCGCCGCCCACCAGGATGATGTCCTCCGCGCCCGCCGCCACCATCAGCTCGCGCACCTTCGGGAGCAGGGTCATGTGCGCGCCGGAGAGGATGCTGATGCCCAGCACGTCGACGTCCTCCTGCACCGCGGCGGCCACGACTTCCTCGGGCGAGCGGTGGAGGCCGGTGTAGATGACGTCCATCCCGGCGTCGCGCAGGGCGCGCGCCACCACCTTGGCGCCGCGGTCGTGGCCGTCGAGCCCCACCTTGGCGACGAGCACGCGAATGGGCTTCATGGGGCGGGCACCCGCGCGGGCTTCGGCCCGTCGAGGACCTCGCGCACCTTGGCGGCGAGGGCGTCGGGCGTGAACGGCTTGGAGATGAAGGCGGTGCCGGTCTCCAGCACGCCGTGGCGCACGATGGCGGTGTCGGTGTAGCCCGACATGAACAGCACACGCATGTCCGGCCGCGTGCGCGCGAAATGCTGCGCGAGCTCGCGCCCGCTCATCTGAGGCATGACCACATCGGTGACCATCAACTGGATGGGGCCGCGGTGTCGCTCGCTCAGATCGATCGCCTCCTGCCCGTGCCGCGCTTCGAGCACGGCGTAGCCGCTCATTTCCAGGATCTCACGCACCACCTCGCGCACGCGGGGCGCGTCCTCGACGAGGAGCACCGTTTCGGCGCCCCGTGTCTTGCCGCCCGGGGCCTCGACGGGCGCGATGCGGTCGGGCTCCTCGACCACCGCGGGCAGGCAGACCTTGAGCGTCGTGCCCTGCCCCAGCTCCGAGTAGACCCAGACGTGCCCGCCGCTCTGGCGCACGATCCCGTACACCGTGGAGAGCCCGAGCCCGGTCCCGCGCCCCGGCTCCTTGGTCGTGAAGAAAGGCTCGAAGAGCCGCGCTTTCGTCGCCTCGTCCATCCCGGTGCCGGTGTCACTCACCGCGAGCACGACGTAGCGGCCGGGCGCCGCCGCGCCGTGCGACATCGCGCTGTCGGCGTCGAGCTCGAGGTGGTCGGTCTCCATGGTGAGCCGCCCGCCTTCGGGCATGGCGTCGCGCGCGTTCACCGTGAGGTTCATGATCACCTGCTCGAGCTGGCTCGGGTCGGCCTTCACGTAGTCCAGGTCGGGCTTGGGCACGAACACG is a genomic window containing:
- a CDS encoding cobalamin B12-binding domain-containing protein, whose amino-acid sequence is MKPIRVLVAKVGLDGHDRGAKVVARALRDAGMDVIYTGLHRSPEEVVAAAVQEDVDVLGISILSGAHMTLLPKVRELMVAAGAEDIILVGGGVIPDEDVDALRAIGVADVILQDTPPDAIVARMRELVAGRTPR